The genomic window CTTAAACGGATCCACCACAACAGGCAATGACTCGTAATCGACTTCGATCAACTGTAAAGCGTCTTCCGCTTGTGCGCGCGTTTCCGCAACGACGGCGGCAACTTCTTGGTACTGAAACAAAACCTTGTCCACGGCCAGTACCATCTGTTGGTCGCCATTCAAAGTCGGCATCCATGCAAGGTTCATTTTGGCCAGATCCTCACCAGTGAGCACTAATTTGACGCCGGGTGCGGCTAGTGCAGCTGACGTATCAATTCGACGAATGCGCGCATGCGCGTATGGACTGCGTAAAATGCTCATATAGAGCATATTCGGCAGAATCACATCATCTACATAGCGACCCTTACCGCGAAGAAAACGCGGATCCTCTTTACGGGCTATCGATTTGCCCATTGGGCGCAACTCATTCTGTTGAAGTGCCACTAGTGGCCACCTCCTCTAATGATTCTTGAGTTTCATTCGCCATTTTGCGGGCAGCGGACTTGACGGCCTTCACGATATTCATATATCCTGTACAGCGGCAAATGTTTCCGGAAAGTCCTTCGCGAATTTCCTCCTCTGTCGGCAAAGGATTCTCCTGAAGCAGTGCATAGGAAGCCATCAGCATTCCTGGCGTGCAGTATCCGCATTGCAAAGCATGATCTTGCCAAAACGCTGTCTGCAGCGGATGCATTTGTCCTTCTTGATCCAGCGCTTCGACCGTCAATACCTCACGCCCATCCGCTTGCGCAGCCAATACGGTGCAAGACTTGACGGCTTTCCCGTCCAATAACACTGAGCAAGCACCGCAGCTTGTTGTATCACAACCGACATGCGCACCCGTCAGTTTCAGTTCATCACGCAGGTAATAGACCAACAATGTACGTGGCTCAACCTTTGATTCAAACAACTGCCCATTGACCTTGACACGGATCTTCATTGAACCCCCACCTTTCCATGCAACTCTTCCGCGATTTCGCGTAGTGCGCGTGCAGCAAATACACGTAAAAGATCCTTCTTATAGTCCGCGCTGCCCCGTAGGTCATCAACGGGATCCGCATTTTCCGGCACAAGTTTTGAAACGTCTTCAATCGTCTTCACTGTCAGACGTTGTCCTATGAGTGCCTCCTCTGCCTTAGCAGCTCGCAATGGGATCGGCCCGCAAGCGCATATGCCGATGCCTGCCTCAGTAACTCGGCCTTGACTGTCAACAGCAACCTGCACAGCCAGCCCTGCAATGGCGAAATCGCCGGCTTTACGCTTGAGCTTCATATAGCGGGCGGCAACGGGACTGGTTGGAATGGGCAAGTGCACCGCAACGGCAAGTTCATTTTCATCCAGCGATGAGGCAAATGTATCCACAAAAAACTCGTCAATGGGAATAAACCGATTTCCCGACGGTCCTCGTGCTTCCACTACAGCATTTAAGGCAATCATCGCAGTCCCCCAATCTGAGGCAGGATCTGCATGAACGAGCGAACCGACAACCGTCCCGAGATTGCGAATCAATGGATCTGCAACCCAGCGGGCAGTGCGGAACAGAAGCGGAAATTTGTCACGGAGTTCTTTCGCTTGTTCCAACTCGGCTTGGCGTGTCACAGCACCGATCCGCAATTTACCGTTGACTTCACTCCATCCTTTAAGTTCATCAAGATTATTAATATCAATTATTACGGCTGGAGCAGCGACGCGTAGCTTCATCATTGGCAACAAACTTTGGCCGCCCGCCAATACTTTGCCGTCGTATCCATACTCATCCATTAGGCGGATCGCTTCGTCGACAGATGTCGGTGCTTCATATTTGAATGCATTGGGAAACATTTAGAAACCCCCTTATGTCTAGATGGCGAGAGCATTGTGAACAGGTATTCTTTAGGTGCGTGCATTTCGTGCACTTCCATATTGTTGGATCCACTTTCACCAATTTCTCGCCTGCCTAAGCATTCGCTTCAATTTTTTAACTATTACTTATTCTATTTGTACAGCCTTTAAGTTATGATAGTTGACCCGGGTCATTCTAACTGAATAAAAGGACAGATTAACGATTTTTCTCACTCTTTGGGTCTCAATGTTCTCAACACTACTCTTTCGTGGAAATTTTCTGGTTCGAGCCTTGCTGCGTCTATACCATACGAAATCTCTTTAATTCAGCTTGCAAACAAATTCTCTTTTTTTCAAACTAATTGAAAGCAACCTACAAATAAATGTTTCAAACCTGGGCGATGATCCTTTGTTTTATCGAAGGTGTTCAACAACTTATCCGCACCTTCATAAGTACCTTCCACCACATATCTGAGTAAAGTTGTCTCATGTCTATATCAAACACAGCCTTGCATCAAACGCCCGACTCAACACGTCTTCATGAGGCATTGAATCCATACAGTTGGACGGCGAGATTGGCAGAACTGATAACAAAATAAGAAAGCGGTTACATTTATAGGCGGAAGTAAATTGAATATGTTTTTTCAAAGCAAGATACGAAGTTATTTGCATCAAACAGTTTTCTAATTAAACAGACATTTCAATCCAATCGATTACCTCCTTTACAGTATTAAATTTCGTAGATTAACTGTGCCGGGACTAAGATTGGTTAAATATTGCTGAAGGAAAGATTCATTTTAAATACGAAGGAAGGATCTGTGGAGCTTTGTGATTATTTTAGTACAAAAATTCATAATTGTCAATAATATATGAATAATCAGAAAAAAGATTGTCCATTTCGGCGCTTTTGCAGTAAAATTTCCCTTTTTGTATAAAAATTAAGAGACTTATTTAAGTCTCTTTTTTGTGTAATTAAAGAGTTTTTCCAAGAAGGCCGCCCTTCTCTACTCCTCACACTTCATCCAAAGGTTTTCCTAAGGCAGCAAAAATGGGATCAACACTGATGTAAGAATACCGGCAAGGCCCATTGCTACTCCGGCAACAGCTCCCTGCAATTCCCCCTCGCGAGCAATTTCCGCTGTTCCGATACCGTGGGCAACCGTACCAATCGAAAGGCCCCTTGCCATAGGATGGGTTACGTGTAACTTGTTCAGGAGCCAAGGTCCGAACATAGCCCCGATCATCCCTGTAATCATGACAAAAGCGGCAACTAGAATCCCATCAGCCCCAATTATTTTTGACACTTCAGTAGCAAACGCAATTGTGATCGATTTAATGCTTATGGATGCAGCCATAGAAGTTAATTTGAACAATTTAGCCAGAAAAAGTGCAGATATGATTGTCGACGCCGTGCCGACAAATAATCCGGCAAGAGCCGGCAAAAAATATCTAAATAAAATGCGGCGATGCTTATATAACGGAACAGCTAATGCGATTGTTGCAGGGTTTAATAAATACGTTAAAATTTCTTTGGCTGTTCCATATTCCTTATAAGAAATATTTGAAACGACTAAAACAATAATAATGATAAAAGTACTTAAAAACACTGGCGTTGTAAAAGGAGAAGGATATTTCATTGCTACTTTTCGAGTTAATAGATAGACTCCTATTGTTAGAAAAATACTATAAAGTGTGACGACGATATTCAGTTTGAATCCCTTCTTTCCTTTTGAGAAGTGTTTGAGCAGCTAATCCGGAAAAAGCTATTCCGATAAATGCACTTGCAAATAAGATAATCATTAAAGCCAGACCATTATTTATAAAAACTTTTCCGAGAGTCATTAACCCAACCGAAATGGGAATAAAAAAGAAACCTAGGTGTTTAATAAGTACATTGGCTGCTGTCTCAATCCAATCTATGCGGATAATGCCCGTAGTTAATAAAATAAATAGCAAAATCATCCCTATTACATTACCAGATATTGGTATATGGAGAAATTCTGCGATAAACGAACCTGCATAATTAAGCGAAATCAAAAAGAAAAGCTGAAAAATAAATTTAACAAATATAGAAATTTTCAATTTTAAAGCTCCTTAATAATTTTGATTACCTTTATCTTACCTAAATTATTAAATATTTTATATGATAATTGAATGTGATAGGACTAAAGACGCAGCAAAAATGCACTAAATAAATGCTGTTAGTAAGCAATGTTCACACAATTTCCATAGGATTTTTCATAGAAATTATATATCTTAAATGTGAATAGTTCTATGAAAAATCTTGTATTTATTCATCAAAATGTTGAGGTGGGACAATAATGAAAAGATTGTATATAATCAGCACAATACTTATTATAATCGGAACCGTTGCGGGAATTTCTTATTTTATTCTTCGAGATGTAACTGCAAAAATACCAGATGATATTTCGTTAATAACGATGAATGAAGAGGAATATGCATTTGGAAAAGCCGATAAAAAGCTGAAATTAGTTGAATTTATGTATACACAATGCCCTGATATTTGTCCGACAACTACACAAAAAATGAATTTATTAAAGAAAGATCTTCAAAAAGCAGGGGTATACGGCAAGGACATACAATTTATTACAATTACGTTTGACCCTTACCGCGACACACCTGAAGTATTAAAAAAGTATATGGAAATGTTTGAAATTGAAAATGACGGCAACTGGATTCTGCTGACAGCCGATCCGAAAAACTTTGAAAAAGATCGTCAAGAAATTAAGAAAATTGCTGATACGTTCCAATTCCAATACCGTGATCCTGGAAACGGTTTTTACGTTCATTCTTCCTTTACTTATTTATTAGATGAAAATAATAAATTCATAAAAAAATTCCCAATGGGAGAAGATTTTAATAAAGATGAAGTTTTTAAGAAAATTATGAAGGAAATTTGATGCTCAGTTCAAAAAACGTGCATAAGTATTAAACTACCATCCAAAAATGGAAATAACTTTCATTATAAAACAGAACCAACATAATAAGGCGGTGTGAGCGAAGCCAAGCTCTAAATATTTATAAAGCTAAACAAGTATCTTGCTAAAGATAAATTGCCATTTCTATCTTTGTTGGCGCAGCTCCGCCCCTTTACCACAAAAAAAAGCGGTGAATCATTTGATCACCGCTTTTTTGATGAATCCCTTCATATCTATCCTTTTAATTCACGGTCGAGGATTGCTTGTTATTATTCTGCAATGAAAAAAATTCAGATTTTGGTTTTGTGAAGCTTACATTAATGCCGGACTTTCTTAACCGATTGACAAACTCAATGAGTTTTTTTGTTGCCATTCTAAAAACTCCTTTTTAAGAGCGATTCAATACCTTTATACTACATCCTGAATATGAACAAACAATGAAAAATTTGATAAAAATATTTGAAAATTTCTCATACCCTTTCTTTTCCGGCGTTAAAACCAATTATTGACCATTACTATTTTTCGGAAAATTTGTTCTTTAGCACTCGTATTTTCTTTTCTATATTATCTATTCGCTGTTGAAATCTAAAATCCTGTTTTTCTCCTAAAATATTTCGTCAATTATTAAATAACTCAACTTTCGCACACAGATATTGTCAGACATCTCTTGATGTAATTGGGTAAAGACGCAATCCATTCTTGTACTTTACTTTTAAATAATTCCATGTTCAAACAAACATTAGCTTCTGCTAATGTTTGGAAGATCGCTAGTAATTGATTCAATGCACTCTCTAGATTCATATCTTTTACATCTTCACATAATAGAAAAAAGAGATTTCCAATCGTTTTAGGATCGTTGTTTTGTCTACGCTCCCACTCTAAGAGTATAAAGCGAGTAAACACAATCGTTGTATGACTAATCAACAGATCATACGAACGACCTTGAAATTCTTTTGCTAGGTTAAGCAATGATTTGGTACACTTGAAAAATGTTTCGATGTCCCAGCGCATCCCGTAAATACGCACAATTTCTTCATCTGAAAGTGTGGTATCTGTACTCAAAATGGCTAACCATTCACTCTTTTTATTGCGGTTACGCACGAATACAATCTTGACTTGTCGTCCTTTTGCAAGATGAACATGGATCGAACCGAGTAGGTCTTTCTTTTCCATGGTACGCTTTGCTTTTTTAAAGAGTTCATCCAGCGTATGGGCTTCACCATCTATGAAATAACGTTGTTTTAGCTGCTTGACCATACCAATGACAAATAAACCTTTATCCGTGATTTTTTCAATCAAAGGCTCATGCGTAAACCAAGTATCCATTAACACATAATCAGCTGTAATTCCTGCATTTAAGGCATGATCCAATAAAGCAGAGACAACGCTCGGCTTATCTTGTTGTGCTTCAAGACGACGCTTGTAGCCGGAAGTGCGTTTATCAATGGATTCATCGACCCCGTTAAGTTGATTTTCCTTTTTCGCTGAACTCAATAAAGCAAAGTCTACAGGTAGAAAAGAATATCCATCAGACCAACCAAGAGTAAGCAACTGAAACCCCTTATAGAATCGTTTCTCTGTATGATCAAATAC from Bacillus methanolicus includes these protein-coding regions:
- a CDS encoding SCO family protein, yielding MKRLYIISTILIIIGTVAGISYFILRDVTAKIPDDISLITMNEEEYAFGKADKKLKLVEFMYTQCPDICPTTTQKMNLLKKDLQKAGVYGKDIQFITITFDPYRDTPEVLKKYMEMFEIENDGNWILLTADPKNFEKDRQEIKKIADTFQFQYRDPGNGFYVHSSFTYLLDENNKFIKKFPMGEDFNKDEVFKKIMKEI
- a CDS encoding CidA/LrgA family protein, with protein sequence MKISIFVKFIFQLFFLISLNYAGSFIAEFLHIPISGNVIGMILLFILLTTGIIRIDWIETAANVLIKHLGFFFIPISVGLMTLGKVFINNGLALMIILFASAFIGIAFSGLAAQTLLKRKEGIQTEYRRHTL
- a CDS encoding LrgB family protein yields the protein MLKHFSKGKKGFKLNIVVTLYSIFLTIGVYLLTRKVAMKYPSPFTTPVFLSTFIIIIVLVVSNISYKEYGTAKEILTYLLNPATIALAVPLYKHRRILFRYFLPALAGLFVGTASTIISALFLAKLFKLTSMAASISIKSITIAFATEVSKIIGADGILVAAFVMITGMIGAMFGPWLLNKLHVTHPMARGLSIGTVAHGIGTAEIAREGELQGAVAGVAMGLAGILTSVLIPFLLP
- a CDS encoding IS4 family transposase, producing MITKKDTFAQLPKELERRFSELNIGKHLRKARITKGFGYSCLSIFRLIFLLVFQYKNWFQALQSKKAVDLPKKDTIYRFLNSSTYAWRTFLLSLCQDLTGRIKKLTSNNRVKVFIVDDSLFSRNRSKSVELLSRVFDHTEKRFYKGFQLLTLGWSDGYSFLPVDFALLSSAKKENQLNGVDESIDKRTSGYKRRLEAQQDKPSVVSALLDHALNAGITADYVLMDTWFTHEPLIEKITDKGLFVIGMVKQLKQRYFIDGEAHTLDELFKKAKRTMEKKDLLGSIHVHLAKGRQVKIVFVRNRNKKSEWLAILSTDTTLSDEEIVRIYGMRWDIETFFKCTKSLLNLAKEFQGRSYDLLISHTTIVFTRFILLEWERRQNNDPKTIGNLFFLLCEDVKDMNLESALNQLLAIFQTLAEANVCLNMELFKSKVQEWIASLPNYIKRCLTISVCES
- a CDS encoding FAD binding domain-containing protein; the protein is MFPNAFKYEAPTSVDEAIRLMDEYGYDGKVLAGGQSLLPMMKLRVAAPAVIIDINNLDELKGWSEVNGKLRIGAVTRQAELEQAKELRDKFPLLFRTARWVADPLIRNLGTVVGSLVHADPASDWGTAMIALNAVVEARGPSGNRFIPIDEFFVDTFASSLDENELAVAVHLPIPTSPVAARYMKLKRKAGDFAIAGLAVQVAVDSQGRVTEAGIGICACGPIPLRAAKAEEALIGQRLTVKTIEDVSKLVPENADPVDDLRGSADYKKDLLRVFAARALREIAEELHGKVGVQ
- a CDS encoding (2Fe-2S)-binding protein, translating into MKIRVKVNGQLFESKVEPRTLLVYYLRDELKLTGAHVGCDTTSCGACSVLLDGKAVKSCTVLAAQADGREVLTVEALDQEGQMHPLQTAFWQDHALQCGYCTPGMLMASYALLQENPLPTEEEIREGLSGNICRCTGYMNIVKAVKSAARKMANETQESLEEVATSGTSTE